The Paenibacillus sp. MBLB1832 genome has a window encoding:
- the tpx gene encoding thiol peroxidase: MAQERTGVATLKGNPITLVGPEIKVGDKAPNFTVNKDLVTQVTLADYAGKVKLISVVPSLDTGVCDAQTRRFNEEAASLGENVAVLTISVDLPFAQARWCGAAGIDKVVTLSDYKTKSFGEAYGVLIKELQLDMRAIFVIDANDTVQYVEYLGEMTSHPNYEAAVEAVKKLV, translated from the coding sequence ATGGCACAAGAACGTACTGGCGTTGCTACCCTCAAAGGCAATCCGATCACATTAGTAGGACCCGAAATTAAAGTAGGTGATAAAGCACCTAACTTCACAGTGAACAAAGATCTAGTAACACAAGTTACCCTTGCAGATTATGCAGGTAAAGTGAAATTGATCTCTGTTGTTCCTTCCTTGGATACAGGTGTTTGCGATGCGCAAACGCGTCGTTTCAACGAAGAAGCAGCTAGCCTTGGCGAGAATGTTGCTGTTCTTACAATTTCTGTTGACCTTCCATTCGCTCAAGCACGTTGGTGCGGAGCTGCAGGCATCGACAAAGTTGTGACTTTGTCCGATTACAAAACAAAATCTTTCGGCGAAGCATACGGCGTATTAATTAAAGAACTTCAATTGGATATGCGCGCAATCTTCGTTATCGATGCGAACGATACCGTTCAATACGTTGAGTACCTTGGCGAAATGACTTCCCACCCGAACTACGAAGCAGCTGTAGAAGCGGTTAAAAAATTAGTGTAA
- a CDS encoding DUF1499 domain-containing protein: MLKRTLIGLVRSHETTGEKARDPLLKTRYFKLPKDQVWEEVTAVLKKTPGYKLLHEVPNVGEILAERRTMTGRTQDVTLTLFAINPVKTAVDIYSASRGSMGDLGSNYRTILDIYKQLDRKLAPYKIDG; the protein is encoded by the coding sequence TTGCTAAAGAGAACCTTAATCGGATTAGTACGTAGTCATGAAACAACAGGGGAAAAAGCCAGAGATCCATTGCTTAAAACGAGATACTTTAAGTTACCTAAAGATCAGGTTTGGGAAGAAGTGACGGCGGTTTTAAAGAAGACACCTGGATATAAGCTTCTTCACGAAGTTCCGAATGTAGGGGAAATCCTTGCTGAACGTAGAACAATGACAGGACGAACACAGGATGTTACCTTGACATTGTTTGCAATAAATCCAGTAAAAACCGCGGTGGATATATATTCGGCTTCACGTGGCTCCATGGGAGATCTCGGATCCAACTATCGCACCATTCTAGATATCTATAAACAATTAGATCGTAAGCTAGCTCCATATAAAATTGATGGATAA
- a CDS encoding Nramp family divalent metal transporter — protein sequence MEVAYKKTDQETSGWRKESSMPSLPEVHHSMRVPKKAGFFRKLLAFVGPGYLVAVGYMDPGNWATDLAGGSQFGYTLLSVILISNLMAILLQALSGRLGIVTGRDLAQACRDHYSKPVSYALWFLCELAIAACDLAEVIGAAIALQLLFGLPLIYGVILTSLDVLLVLMLQKKGFRYIEAMVISLIALIMVCFVMELIFSRPEFAAVAAGFIPTTQIVTNPTMLYIALGILGATVMPHNLYLHSSIVQTRKIEPTIEGKKEAIKFATIDSTVALMLALFVNAAILILSAAAFHSAGKEVAEIQDAYHLLGPMLGTGAASILFAVALLASGQNSTLTGTLAGQIVMEGFLNIRLTPWLRRLITRLIAIVPAIIVIGLYGESGATDLLILSQVILSLQLSFAVIPLVKFTSDRKKMGELVIPSWMAILSWVVAIVIAGLNVYLLINTFFG from the coding sequence ATGGAAGTTGCATATAAAAAGACTGATCAAGAAACTAGCGGCTGGAGAAAAGAATCTTCAATGCCGAGTCTCCCTGAAGTTCATCATAGTATGAGAGTACCTAAGAAAGCAGGCTTCTTCCGCAAATTGCTTGCGTTCGTTGGGCCTGGATATCTCGTGGCTGTTGGTTATATGGACCCTGGCAACTGGGCGACTGATTTGGCTGGCGGATCGCAATTCGGCTATACGTTGCTCTCTGTTATCCTCATCTCGAATCTGATGGCTATTCTCCTGCAAGCCTTGTCAGGGCGTCTGGGTATTGTCACGGGACGGGATTTAGCGCAAGCTTGCCGAGATCACTATAGTAAGCCTGTGTCGTACGCGCTATGGTTCTTGTGTGAGCTTGCCATTGCAGCCTGCGATTTGGCTGAAGTGATCGGCGCCGCGATTGCCTTGCAATTATTGTTCGGCTTGCCGTTGATTTATGGCGTTATTTTAACTTCATTAGATGTTTTGTTAGTGCTGATGTTACAGAAGAAAGGCTTTCGCTACATTGAAGCGATGGTGATTAGTTTAATTGCACTGATCATGGTTTGCTTTGTGATGGAACTCATTTTCTCCAGACCTGAGTTTGCAGCGGTAGCTGCTGGTTTTATTCCAACGACACAAATCGTGACGAATCCAACCATGTTATATATTGCTCTTGGTATTTTGGGCGCAACCGTTATGCCTCACAATTTATATTTACATTCATCGATCGTACAGACACGTAAAATTGAACCGACGATTGAAGGCAAGAAAGAAGCGATTAAATTTGCGACGATTGATTCGACGGTTGCCTTAATGTTGGCGTTGTTCGTCAATGCGGCAATTCTCATTCTTTCCGCTGCAGCATTTCACTCGGCAGGTAAGGAAGTAGCAGAAATTCAAGATGCCTATCATCTCCTGGGGCCTATGCTGGGTACAGGGGCAGCGAGTATTCTCTTCGCCGTTGCACTCCTTGCATCTGGTCAAAACTCAACACTTACAGGAACGCTTGCTGGTCAAATTGTTATGGAAGGTTTCTTGAATATTCGTTTGACCCCGTGGTTGCGACGCTTAATTACGCGCCTCATCGCCATTGTTCCTGCTATTATTGTGATTGGACTGTACGGTGAGAGCGGCGCAACAGATTTGTTAATTCTAAGCCAAGTTATTTTATCCTTGCAGCTATCCTTTGCGGTTATTCCCCTCGTTAAGTTTACATCGGATCGTAAAAAGATGGGTGAGCTCGTTATTCCATCCTGGATGGCGATTCTAAGCTGGGTTGTCGCGATTGTTATCGCGGGGCTCAATGTCTATTTGCTAATAAATACATTTTTTGGATAA
- the xylB gene encoding xylulokinase, with product MGLDLGTSAIKCILVDEKGTVIGSHSVEYPLSQPQPGWAEQQPEDWWNATVAGIRGLLTSTGVTGAEVGGIGFSGQMHGSVFLDEAQQVIRPALLWCDQRTAEQCAYIEATVGEAELGRLTGNRALTGFTAPKILWLRQHEPEHYARVRHLLLPKDYVRLRLTGALGMDMADASGTLLLDVAHRSWSQTVAERLEIPLAWLPPLYESGDIAGHLLPEAAALTGLAPGTPLVVGGGDQACGAVGVGVVRQGIASVALGTSGVVFVHDDTYQVDEAYRLHSFCHGVPGKWHRMGVMLAAGGSFQWWRNHFAGEELARAQEEGKDVYEILTSDAERAPLGSEGLLFLPYLSGERTPHPDPKARGAFIGLNLRHGKAHLTRAVLEGITFGLRDSMEMIRESGIKVTELRVNGGGARSPFWRQMIADIFGIPVVTVNSTDGPAYGAAIMAASGVLQVDIAQLCEDWIQVTNRVEPNPANQQKYEAYYKVYRSLYPTLQGTFHQLTDLANTIS from the coding sequence ATGGGTTTAGACCTAGGAACATCAGCAATCAAATGTATTCTCGTAGATGAAAAAGGAACTGTCATCGGCTCTCATTCTGTTGAATATCCGTTATCGCAACCGCAACCAGGCTGGGCTGAGCAACAACCTGAGGATTGGTGGAATGCCACAGTCGCAGGTATCCGCGGCCTTCTGACAAGCACTGGCGTCACGGGTGCTGAAGTTGGTGGCATTGGCTTCTCCGGCCAGATGCATGGGTCGGTCTTCCTGGACGAGGCGCAGCAGGTCATCCGCCCTGCGCTGCTCTGGTGTGATCAGCGCACCGCGGAGCAGTGCGCCTACATCGAGGCGACCGTCGGCGAAGCCGAGCTCGGTCGCCTTACAGGCAATCGGGCGCTCACAGGTTTCACCGCGCCCAAGATCTTATGGCTCCGGCAGCATGAGCCGGAGCATTACGCACGCGTTCGGCATCTGCTGCTGCCGAAGGATTACGTCAGGCTGCGCCTGACGGGCGCGCTCGGCATGGACATGGCCGACGCCAGCGGCACGCTGCTGCTCGATGTGGCCCATCGCAGCTGGTCGCAAACCGTCGCCGAGCGGTTAGAGATCCCGCTCGCGTGGCTGCCGCCGCTCTATGAGTCCGGCGACATTGCCGGGCACCTGCTGCCGGAGGCAGCGGCGCTGACTGGCCTAGCGCCAGGCACGCCGCTCGTTGTCGGCGGTGGCGACCAAGCCTGCGGCGCCGTTGGTGTCGGCGTCGTCCGCCAAGGCATCGCCTCGGTGGCCCTCGGTACGTCCGGTGTCGTCTTCGTGCACGACGACACGTACCAAGTGGATGAAGCATACCGGCTTCATTCCTTCTGTCACGGCGTGCCTGGCAAGTGGCACCGCATGGGTGTGATGCTTGCCGCAGGCGGCTCCTTCCAGTGGTGGCGCAACCACTTTGCTGGCGAAGAGTTGGCACGCGCGCAAGAAGAAGGAAAAGACGTTTATGAAATTTTAACGTCAGACGCAGAAAGAGCACCGCTCGGAAGTGAAGGCTTACTGTTCCTTCCATACTTATCGGGAGAGCGGACCCCTCACCCTGATCCGAAAGCACGCGGCGCATTCATCGGGTTGAATCTGCGCCATGGGAAAGCCCACTTAACACGCGCTGTGCTTGAAGGGATCACATTCGGTCTTCGCGACTCGATGGAAATGATCCGTGAATCCGGAATTAAAGTCACCGAGCTTCGTGTCAACGGCGGCGGTGCTCGCAGCCCATTCTGGCGGCAAATGATCGCCGATATTTTCGGTATTCCCGTTGTCACCGTGAATTCCACGGATGGCCCCGCTTATGGCGCTGCAATTATGGCCGCATCAGGCGTACTTCAAGTTGATATCGCTCAACTGTGCGAAGACTGGATTCAAGTTACGAATCGCGTAGAACCTAATCCAGCGAATCAACAGAAATATGAGGCCTACTACAAGGTTTATCGCAGCCTCTACCCAACCTTGCAAGGCACGTTCCACCAACTTACGGATTTAGCAAATACGATCAGCTAA
- a CDS encoding YesL family protein has protein sequence MEFKGVMGGLYRISEWIMRLSVINLLWMLCSIPVFFFLFMGMVSQTEDALKATLPILAILAPFTLFPATTAMFAVARKWVTGEEDVPLLKTFFRGYKENYLQSMIGGIFFVLIFVIIGVNYFFYLKQGSSLRVLAVLFIAFTVIMMIALFNFFSILVHLHMKITQIVKNSILITIGNPINSIVLLICNAVIVYICLTKFNFFLVVFFMGSIVATFSFWQFNRSFTKLQTKQQELEEKEQQRLAEEQEASEMDADSHSEKSEDEDATAINLNKKSENEKTIE, from the coding sequence TTGGAGTTTAAGGGAGTTATGGGAGGGCTATACCGAATATCGGAATGGATCATGCGATTGTCCGTTATTAATTTGCTTTGGATGCTGTGCTCAATACCGGTATTCTTCTTCCTCTTTATGGGGATGGTTAGCCAGACCGAAGATGCATTGAAAGCGACTTTACCGATACTTGCCATTTTGGCACCGTTTACTTTGTTCCCTGCGACTACGGCGATGTTCGCTGTTGCTAGAAAATGGGTGACGGGCGAAGAAGATGTGCCGTTACTAAAAACGTTCTTCCGCGGATACAAAGAAAACTACTTGCAAAGTATGATAGGCGGCATTTTCTTTGTACTCATTTTCGTAATCATCGGTGTGAATTATTTCTTCTATTTGAAGCAAGGAAGTTCACTGAGAGTGCTTGCTGTCTTATTTATCGCTTTTACAGTTATTATGATGATTGCGTTATTTAATTTCTTCTCCATCCTTGTACATTTACACATGAAAATTACCCAAATCGTGAAAAATTCCATTCTCATTACGATTGGTAACCCGATTAATTCGATCGTACTTTTGATTTGTAATGCGGTAATCGTGTATATTTGTTTAACGAAGTTCAACTTCTTCTTAGTTGTTTTCTTCATGGGAAGTATTGTGGCGACGTTCTCCTTCTGGCAGTTCAATCGCAGCTTTACAAAACTTCAGACGAAACAGCAGGAGCTGGAAGAGAAAGAACAGCAACGATTGGCTGAAGAACAGGAAGCAAGTGAAATGGATGCAGATTCGCACTCCGAGAAATCCGAGGATGAAGACGCAACTGCTATTAACTTGAATAAAAAAAGTGAGAATGAGAAGACTATAGAGTAA
- a CDS encoding sporulation protein YjcZ — translation MSHAVGTSAGAILVLFILLVIITSSFVL, via the coding sequence ATGTCTCACGCAGTTGGAACATCCGCAGGTGCAATCTTGGTACTTTTTATCCTTTTAGTCATCATCACTAGCTCTTTCGTACTCTAA
- a CDS encoding DEAD/DEAH box helicase yields the protein MKTFQEFGLDASVLRAITEMGFEESTPIQEKTIPLAMEGRDLIGQAQTGTGKTAAFGIPLVNKINIKEERISALIMCPTRELAIQVAEEIEKLGRFKGIRSLPIYGGQDIVKQIRALKKKPQIIIGTPGRLLDHINRKTIKLDDVQTVILDEADEMLDMGFMEDIQSILKLVPEERHTMLFSATMPTNIQRLAQQFLRNPEHVSVIPKQVSAPTIEQAYIELHEKQKFEALSRLIDMEAPDLAIIFGRTKRRVDELAEALQKRGYAAEGLHGDLSQNQRDNVMRKFRDGSIDVLVATDVAARGLDVSGVTHVINFDLPQDPESYVHRIGRTGRAGKEGTAWTFVTPREIDHLHFIEKVTRHKINKKPLPSLAEAIEGKQKMTAERILDVLQKEEHSEFKGLAIQMLEQYDSVNLLAAAMKLLTGDKKDLTIELTPEDPIRARKKKFDVRSSGRRVGGGYGSGSGDRRQGGGYGSGSGTGGSSSNSRYPRKDSRDYGSNREGGSSSSSRNRDYGSNNSGNRDRSRAPRKSEDTLVNK from the coding sequence TTGAAAACATTTCAGGAGTTTGGTTTAGACGCATCGGTATTGCGTGCAATTACAGAAATGGGCTTTGAAGAGTCCACACCAATCCAAGAGAAAACAATTCCACTGGCCATGGAAGGCCGTGATTTGATCGGGCAAGCACAAACAGGAACAGGGAAAACTGCAGCATTCGGTATTCCGCTTGTTAACAAAATCAACATTAAAGAAGAGCGCATTTCGGCATTAATCATGTGTCCTACACGGGAACTTGCCATCCAGGTTGCGGAAGAGATTGAAAAACTCGGTCGTTTCAAAGGCATTCGTTCTTTGCCAATTTATGGTGGACAGGACATCGTAAAACAAATCCGTGCATTGAAAAAGAAACCACAAATCATTATCGGTACACCAGGACGTCTTCTTGACCACATTAACCGTAAAACAATTAAGCTTGATGATGTACAAACGGTTATTCTGGATGAAGCGGATGAAATGTTAGACATGGGCTTCATGGAAGATATCCAATCCATTTTGAAGCTTGTACCAGAAGAGCGTCACACGATGTTGTTCTCGGCAACTATGCCTACGAACATTCAACGTCTTGCTCAACAGTTCCTGCGTAACCCAGAGCACGTTTCCGTAATTCCTAAACAAGTGAGTGCCCCTACAATTGAGCAAGCTTATATCGAACTTCACGAGAAACAAAAGTTTGAAGCGCTTAGCCGTTTGATCGATATGGAAGCGCCAGATTTGGCTATAATTTTCGGCCGTACGAAACGTCGTGTAGATGAGCTTGCAGAAGCTCTTCAAAAACGTGGTTACGCTGCTGAAGGTCTACATGGTGACTTGTCCCAAAATCAACGTGACAACGTGATGAGAAAATTCCGCGATGGCAGCATTGATGTGCTGGTTGCAACAGACGTTGCGGCACGTGGACTTGACGTTTCGGGTGTAACTCACGTTATTAACTTCGATCTTCCGCAAGATCCAGAAAGCTACGTTCACCGTATCGGCCGTACAGGTCGTGCTGGTAAAGAAGGTACTGCTTGGACTTTCGTAACACCGCGTGAAATTGATCACCTTCACTTCATTGAGAAGGTTACTCGTCATAAAATTAACAAAAAACCTTTGCCAAGCTTAGCTGAAGCGATCGAAGGTAAACAAAAAATGACAGCTGAGCGTATATTGGATGTTCTTCAAAAAGAAGAGCATTCCGAATTCAAAGGCTTAGCGATTCAAATGCTTGAGCAATACGATTCCGTTAACTTGCTTGCAGCTGCAATGAAATTGTTGACTGGCGACAAGAAAGATTTAACAATCGAATTGACACCAGAAGATCCAATCCGTGCAAGAAAGAAAAAATTCGACGTTCGCAGCTCAGGTCGTCGCGTTGGCGGTGGATATGGTTCAGGTTCAGGCGATCGTCGTCAAGGCGGAGGCTATGGCAGCGGTTCTGGAACAGGTGGTTCCAGCTCCAACTCCCGTTACCCGCGTAAAGATAGCAGAGACTACGGTTCAAACAGAGAAGGCGGAAGCAGCTCTTCCTCCAGAAACCGTGATTACGGCAGCAACAACTCTGGGAACCGCGATCGTTCCAGAGCTCCACGTAAAAGCGAAGATACACTTGTAAATAAATAA
- a CDS encoding DUF4178 domain-containing protein has translation MSIFKRVSNILRSQKQEPATSSTGNPLEDSRVGDIVNVDLEEYVISGKVVYFDRGFAPHRYAYYLQSGKNIQCLIVEKGRTYDCFLCNFMEGALDDPNDVPTRLELDGEATFDLEFHRNDVSRTEGNTDFRSGDDIIFWRYFGPDHRYFFLQWQDGKFVAMEGERTPGNQINFLKSTP, from the coding sequence ATGTCCATTTTCAAACGTGTCAGCAACATTTTGCGCAGCCAGAAACAAGAACCTGCAACGTCTTCAACAGGCAATCCACTTGAAGATTCACGCGTTGGCGATATTGTTAATGTAGACTTAGAAGAATACGTCATTTCAGGCAAAGTCGTTTATTTCGACCGCGGATTTGCGCCGCATCGCTATGCTTATTATTTGCAAAGCGGCAAAAATATTCAGTGCTTGATTGTGGAAAAAGGCAGAACCTACGACTGTTTCCTGTGCAACTTCATGGAAGGTGCGCTTGATGACCCGAATGACGTACCTACACGGTTGGAGCTGGATGGCGAAGCCACTTTTGATCTTGAGTTCCACCGCAACGACGTCTCCCGTACGGAGGGAAATACCGATTTCCGCAGTGGCGATGATATTATTTTTTGGCGTTATTTCGGACCGGATCATCGGTACTTCTTCCTCCAATGGCAAGATGGGAAATTCGTTGCTATGGAAGGGGAACGTACACCTGGCAATCAGATCAATTTTTTGAAATCGACGCCTTAA
- a CDS encoding DUF4247 domain-containing protein has translation MKRWTSWLSLLLIITLLTACGADAARYIKDEYPLVSVDGKGSNMSKVYAVEGKNVPTVANELAAKEKPKEKSKESEDQMFLVYNDKVINIQKDPADNKNTLVQIDSIEYAKSHYDSSFLQGYLTATLLQSLFGGNWFNNRGSYDYRGYTQTPNYKSGAGTTTSPSTDKKPTTSDRTGGFTSGAANPSSGSSSTTRKNDGSTPNKVTKPTTSKPSTTKKTGSFKRR, from the coding sequence ATGAAGAGATGGACTTCGTGGCTTTCTCTCTTACTCATTATTACGCTTCTTACTGCATGTGGCGCTGATGCTGCCCGTTACATCAAAGACGAATACCCGTTAGTTAGTGTGGATGGCAAGGGAAGTAACATGTCGAAGGTGTACGCCGTTGAAGGCAAAAACGTACCCACTGTTGCCAATGAACTCGCTGCCAAAGAAAAGCCAAAAGAGAAAAGTAAGGAATCTGAGGATCAAATGTTCCTTGTATACAATGACAAGGTTATTAATATCCAGAAGGATCCCGCTGATAATAAGAATACCTTAGTACAAATAGACAGCATCGAATATGCTAAATCTCATTACGATTCTTCATTCTTACAGGGCTATTTGACCGCAACACTGCTTCAATCGTTATTCGGTGGGAACTGGTTTAACAACCGTGGGTCCTACGATTATCGCGGATACACACAGACACCGAATTACAAGTCTGGTGCAGGCACCACGACATCACCTTCAACGGATAAAAAGCCGACGACTTCAGATCGAACAGGCGGATTCACAAGCGGCGCGGCCAACCCAAGCTCGGGAAGCAGTTCAACCACTCGGAAGAACGATGGATCTACGCCGAATAAAGTAACCAAACCCACGACAAGCAAACCAAGCACAACCAAAAAAACCGGTTCATTTAAGCGCCGCTAA
- a CDS encoding YitT family protein — MKKALDVLIILVGAMLVAVGFNMFLIPHQLLSGGVSGIAMIIGYFSNFNIGFLYLLFNLPLMIWGLVSIGRRFIMISVASVVLTTWMMQIIPTNFVAKDPMLGAVFGGVLIGIGSGITLRIGGSSGGFDIVGLILTRKYDFPLGMILSAMNGVVIVALGYFKNNWDLALFSMLAIFISGKTVDMIHISHVKVTAFIVTKHKDAIINKLLMIPRGVTLIKTEGAYTQQQHDMLMTVTTRYELVELKRIIKEIDPKAFVNIVETVGVVGEFRKHK, encoded by the coding sequence TTGAAAAAGGCGCTGGATGTTCTAATCATTCTAGTTGGCGCAATGCTTGTCGCGGTTGGCTTCAATATGTTCCTCATCCCCCATCAATTACTTAGCGGCGGGGTTTCTGGAATTGCCATGATCATCGGTTATTTTTCCAATTTTAACATCGGGTTTCTGTATTTATTGTTCAATCTGCCTTTGATGATTTGGGGACTTGTGTCCATTGGTCGACGTTTTATTATGATTAGTGTCGCATCGGTTGTCTTAACGACTTGGATGATGCAGATCATTCCAACCAATTTCGTGGCCAAAGACCCTATGCTTGGTGCCGTATTTGGCGGTGTGCTTATTGGCATCGGCAGCGGAATCACGCTAAGAATCGGCGGATCTAGCGGAGGATTCGATATCGTTGGTTTGATTTTGACACGGAAATATGATTTCCCGCTTGGCATGATTCTCTCTGCGATGAACGGTGTCGTCATTGTCGCACTCGGCTATTTCAAGAATAATTGGGATCTTGCTTTATTCTCGATGCTAGCTATTTTTATTAGTGGTAAAACCGTAGATATGATACATATCAGTCATGTTAAAGTAACCGCATTCATTGTTACCAAGCATAAAGATGCGATTATCAACAAGCTGCTTATGATACCTCGCGGCGTTACCTTGATCAAAACAGAAGGCGCTTATACGCAACAGCAGCATGATATGTTGATGACGGTTACAACACGATATGAATTGGTTGAATTAAAACGAATTATTAAGGAAATTGATCCAAAAGCGTTCGTAAATATTGTGGAAACCGTTGGTGTTGTCGGAGAATTCCGCAAACATAAGTAA
- a CDS encoding Sec-independent protein translocase subunit TatA/TatB encodes MGALSPWHIILIAIVALLLFGPNKLPELGRGFGKMFREFKDATNGNGGNTSTDEQPAIARKEINPEVTKSESGPISK; translated from the coding sequence ATGGGAGCTTTATCTCCTTGGCACATCATTCTTATTGCGATCGTTGCCCTGCTGCTATTTGGGCCGAATAAACTGCCTGAGCTTGGACGAGGTTTTGGCAAAATGTTCCGTGAATTCAAAGATGCAACGAATGGAAACGGCGGTAACACATCCACGGATGAGCAGCCAGCCATTGCACGTAAAGAAATTAATCCTGAAGTAACGAAGAGTGAATCGGGACCAATTAGCAAGTAA
- a CDS encoding putative glycoside hydrolase: MEILLASLALILGNITSTNPDASFEQLVQASLDAKNAVAIVQPATPAPSQDQTDPLAPVNKIDPQKDAPVVKGIYSTAHSAGGSRLNTLVKFLDDTDLNAMVIDVKDDWGYITWETGNTELDAMGTTQKIIGNMPGLMTTLHEHNIYPIARIVVFKDTVLAKKKPELSYINPDGTVWGNGKNPPDSFVNPYSKEVWDYNIAVAKEAVKAGFKEIQFDYVRFPEGFEKRADVLKYTKDERSRIDAVSSFVKYAREQLSPLGVRVSVDIFGYAASVPAAEGIGQDFEKISQNVDVIAPMIYPSHYSTGWFGSKVPDAAPYATINGASKDTNKKLEAIDQKGWKPVVRPWIQDFTASWVPGYIKYGKHELDEQIRALKENGINEYLLWNANNNYTAGVDY, translated from the coding sequence ATGGAAATTTTACTTGCTTCACTTGCCCTCATCTTGGGCAATATCACATCGACCAACCCCGATGCGAGCTTCGAACAACTCGTGCAGGCTTCACTTGATGCGAAGAATGCGGTAGCCATCGTTCAGCCCGCAACACCAGCACCTTCTCAAGATCAAACTGATCCACTCGCTCCTGTTAACAAAATCGATCCACAGAAAGATGCTCCTGTTGTAAAAGGCATTTACTCCACTGCGCATAGCGCGGGCGGTTCACGCCTCAATACGCTGGTTAAGTTCCTGGACGATACGGATTTGAATGCCATGGTCATCGATGTGAAGGATGATTGGGGATACATTACTTGGGAAACAGGCAATACTGAACTCGATGCAATGGGAACCACTCAGAAAATAATCGGCAACATGCCTGGCCTGATGACAACACTTCATGAACACAATATTTATCCTATTGCTCGGATTGTTGTTTTTAAGGACACCGTTCTTGCGAAAAAGAAACCTGAACTATCCTATATTAACCCTGACGGTACAGTGTGGGGAAATGGGAAAAACCCGCCGGACAGCTTCGTTAATCCGTATAGCAAGGAAGTATGGGATTACAATATCGCTGTAGCCAAAGAGGCGGTCAAAGCTGGATTTAAAGAAATCCAATTCGATTATGTTCGTTTCCCCGAAGGGTTCGAAAAGAGAGCCGACGTGCTCAAATATACGAAAGATGAGCGTTCAAGAATCGATGCGGTTTCGTCTTTTGTTAAATACGCGAGAGAACAGCTCTCACCACTAGGCGTACGCGTTTCCGTTGATATTTTCGGCTATGCGGCTTCTGTACCCGCAGCTGAGGGTATCGGCCAGGACTTCGAGAAAATTTCACAGAATGTCGATGTCATTGCTCCTATGATTTACCCAAGCCATTACAGCACGGGCTGGTTCGGCTCGAAAGTACCAGATGCAGCACCGTATGCCACCATTAATGGCGCTTCCAAAGATACGAATAAGAAGCTGGAAGCGATCGATCAGAAGGGCTGGAAGCCTGTTGTTCGCCCTTGGATTCAAGATTTCACCGCTTCATGGGTTCCTGGGTACATTAAGTATGGGAAGCATGAGCTGGATGAACAAATTCGAGCACTGAAAGAAAACGGTATAAATGAATACCTGCTGTGGAATGCCAACAATAACTACACGGCGGGGGTAGACTACTAA